In Archangium violaceum, the following are encoded in one genomic region:
- a CDS encoding glutathione S-transferase family protein, producing the protein MLKILGRVSSINVRKVLWCCEELGLGYEREDWGAGFRSTQEPEFLTLNPNAQVPVLVDDGFVLWESNSILRYLANAHGGEWLYPADPQRRARIDQWMDWQATDFNGAWSYVFPALMRNTPPNPDPQRLAAGIDAWGRCIATLDRRLEETGAYVAGQDFSLADIPMALSVHRWRETPVPHGPTPVLDGYFERLAVRAGFRLYCSSNTP; encoded by the coding sequence ATGCTGAAGATTCTGGGTCGCGTCTCGTCCATCAACGTGCGCAAGGTGCTTTGGTGCTGCGAAGAGCTGGGCCTGGGCTATGAACGGGAGGATTGGGGCGCCGGCTTTCGCTCCACTCAAGAGCCGGAGTTCCTGACCCTCAACCCCAATGCCCAGGTTCCAGTGCTGGTGGACGACGGTTTCGTGCTCTGGGAATCCAACAGCATCCTTCGCTACCTGGCCAATGCTCACGGCGGTGAGTGGCTCTATCCGGCGGACCCTCAACGCCGTGCACGCATCGACCAATGGATGGACTGGCAAGCGACGGACTTCAACGGGGCTTGGAGCTACGTTTTTCCCGCGCTCATGCGCAACACGCCGCCCAATCCCGACCCGCAGCGCCTGGCTGCGGGTATCGACGCCTGGGGCCGCTGCATTGCCACCCTGGACCGCCGCCTGGAAGAGACCGGCGCCTATGTGGCGGGCCAGGACTTCTCCCTGGCGGACATACCCATGGCTCTTTCGGTGCACCGCTGGCGCGAGACGCCGGTGCCTCATGGGCCGACGCCAGTGCTGGATGGGTACTTCGAGCGGTTGGCGGTCAGGGCTGGGTTTCGCCTTTATTGCTCCAGCAATACGCCCTGA
- a CDS encoding FAD-dependent oxidoreductase, which yields MNQHVDVAVLIVGAGPTGLTLACDLARRGVACRIVEKAPEYFTGSRGKGLQPRSLEVLDDLGVIDAVLAAGAPYPSLRTYAGRTVVWEGRMDEPREPTPDVPYANIWMLPQWRTEELLRARLTALGGHVELATELIGFEQDEEGVTATLLRPGGTERIRTSYLVGADGGRSFVRKHLGVGFEGETYETDRMLIGDFQVEGLDRDSWHTWADPEKRTLKVGLCPLPGTNVFQFTAPFSSDDVPELSLESFQKIFNEGSGRTDVRLHDPSWMSLYRTNIRMVDRYRVGRVFLAGDAAHVHSPAGGQGLNTGIQDAYNLGWKLGQVLAGASPALLDSYEEERLPVAADVLGISTRLHKRSAQGDPDAHRRGPETQQLGLNYRGGPLARDERDAPGRVRAGDRAPDAPCHDAAGHPVRLFDTFRGPHFTLLAFGAAHADTVSRITARYGPSVHVHTVVEPGAPTGSRSLVDTHGHARKGYDLDGDALVLVRPDGYIGLVTRAPSADSVDDYLGGFGSAGETAPVLPAAADPIRSLGGALERVSCATRR from the coding sequence ATGAACCAGCACGTGGACGTGGCGGTCCTCATCGTGGGAGCCGGGCCTACCGGGCTCACCCTGGCCTGCGACCTGGCCCGGAGAGGCGTGGCCTGCCGGATCGTCGAGAAGGCGCCGGAGTACTTCACCGGCTCGCGGGGCAAGGGTCTGCAACCCCGGAGCCTGGAGGTGCTCGATGACCTGGGGGTGATCGACGCGGTGTTGGCCGCGGGTGCGCCGTATCCGTCCCTTCGCACCTACGCCGGTAGGACGGTGGTGTGGGAAGGCCGCATGGACGAGCCGCGCGAGCCGACGCCGGACGTGCCGTACGCCAACATCTGGATGCTCCCGCAGTGGCGAACGGAGGAGCTCCTGCGCGCGCGGCTCACCGCCCTGGGCGGCCACGTGGAGCTGGCCACCGAGTTGATCGGCTTCGAGCAGGACGAGGAGGGAGTGACGGCCACCCTGCTGCGCCCGGGCGGAACGGAACGGATTCGTACCAGCTACCTGGTGGGCGCGGACGGCGGGCGCAGCTTCGTGCGCAAGCACCTCGGGGTCGGCTTCGAGGGCGAGACGTACGAGACCGACCGGATGCTGATCGGTGACTTCCAGGTCGAAGGGCTGGACCGCGACTCCTGGCACACCTGGGCGGACCCCGAGAAGCGTACGCTCAAGGTCGGGCTGTGCCCGCTGCCCGGCACGAACGTCTTCCAGTTCACGGCCCCCTTCAGCTCGGACGACGTGCCCGAGCTCTCACTGGAGTCCTTCCAGAAGATCTTCAACGAGGGCTCCGGCCGCACCGATGTCCGGCTCCACGACCCGAGCTGGATGTCGCTGTACCGGACCAACATCCGCATGGTGGACCGGTACCGGGTGGGCCGGGTGTTCCTGGCCGGCGATGCGGCGCACGTGCACTCCCCCGCTGGCGGACAGGGCCTGAACACCGGCATCCAGGACGCCTACAACCTGGGCTGGAAGCTCGGCCAGGTGCTTGCGGGAGCCTCCCCTGCCCTGCTGGACAGCTACGAAGAGGAACGGCTGCCGGTCGCCGCGGACGTCCTCGGCATCAGCACGAGGCTGCACAAGCGGAGCGCCCAGGGAGACCCGGACGCGCACCGGCGGGGTCCCGAGACGCAGCAGCTCGGGCTCAACTACCGGGGCGGCCCGCTCGCCCGCGACGAGCGCGACGCACCCGGACGCGTGCGGGCCGGAGACCGGGCCCCCGACGCGCCCTGCCACGACGCCGCGGGCCACCCCGTCCGCCTGTTCGACACGTTCAGAGGCCCCCACTTCACGCTGCTCGCCTTCGGCGCGGCCCACGCGGACACGGTGTCGCGAATCACCGCCCGCTACGGCCCGAGCGTGCACGTACACACCGTGGTCGAACCGGGAGCGCCCACCGGCTCGAGGTCCCTCGTCGACACGCACGGGCACGCGCGTAAGGGTTACGACCTCGACGGCGACGCGCTCGTGCTGGTGCGCCCGGACGGCTACATCGGCCTCGTCACCCGGGCGCCGTCGGCGGACTCCGTGGACGACTACCTCGGCGGATTCGGGTCCGCGGGCGAGACCGCACCGGTGTTGCCGGCCGCGGCGGATCCAATCCGTTCGCTCGGCGGTGCCCTCGAGCGGGTGTCGTGCGCCACGCGCCGGTGA
- a CDS encoding TetR/AcrR family transcriptional regulator C-terminal domain-containing protein, translating to MRLDRELVVRTALRLLNEVGLEGLTLRRIASELKVQAPALYWHFKNKQELLDEMATTMLRDLIGAMGSPEAGQSWVEWMTGMARGLRRMMLGYRDGAKVFSGTRLTDSSLYASLDFTLRKLVDAGFPLRDAVSGYATVYSYTIGFTIEEQAVHPAPGERDALYDQARRAERIDGQQHPLALAAGEELFTGFDDRFERGLRLILAGLEQSLPRKR from the coding sequence ATGCGACTGGACCGGGAGCTCGTGGTGCGCACGGCACTGCGGCTGCTCAACGAGGTAGGGCTGGAGGGGCTCACGCTGCGGCGGATCGCGAGCGAGCTGAAGGTGCAGGCGCCCGCGCTCTACTGGCACTTCAAGAACAAGCAGGAGCTGCTCGACGAGATGGCCACCACGATGCTCCGGGATCTGATCGGAGCGATGGGGTCACCCGAGGCGGGCCAATCCTGGGTGGAGTGGATGACCGGGATGGCTCGAGGTCTGCGCCGGATGATGCTCGGCTATCGGGATGGCGCGAAGGTGTTCAGCGGCACGCGTCTCACCGACAGTTCATTGTACGCCTCGTTGGACTTCACGCTCCGGAAGCTCGTCGACGCCGGATTCCCGCTCCGCGACGCGGTGAGCGGTTACGCCACGGTCTACAGCTACACGATCGGCTTCACCATCGAGGAGCAGGCCGTGCATCCCGCGCCCGGCGAGCGTGATGCGCTGTACGACCAGGCCCGGCGCGCCGAGCGGATCGACGGCCAGCAGCACCCGCTCGCACTGGCCGCGGGCGAGGAGCTGTTCACGGGGTTCGACGACCGCTTCGAGCGCGGCTTGCGGCTGATTCTCGCCGGGCTCGAGCAGTCACTCCCGCGGAAGCGGTGA
- the pyk gene encoding pyruvate kinase yields the protein MRKAKIICTLGPSSDSSEVIEGLIRAGMNVARLNFSHGTHEQHRRRVNLIRRASRKLGVPVAILQDIQGPKIRLGKFENGCLEVKTGQTVIVTTRDVLGHGNVIPTPIRSLPKDVEPDHPILLDDGRVRLKVKKVQGKDVTCLVELGGVLKDHKGLNLPGAHVSVPTVTEKDEEDLAFGQEVGVDYVALSFVRTAEDIRRARQLVSKRGTPLIAKIEKPQAVSNLEAIARESDGIMVARGDLGVEMPLEKLPAIQKHMVRTVNSMGGLVIVATEMLESMVNNARPTRAEVSDVANAILDGADAVMLSGETAAGKYPLEAVATMARIVEETESGAIRSEFRPAPFPNSGDDISTGVAAAAAAAAEQMNIGTIVAYTERGLTARLISEFRPKARIIALTPNPDTVNRMALYWGVKPLQVGRCQSTDAMLRQVRRLCKEEALCQPGTPVVIVAGVPLNEPGRTNMMSVHRI from the coding sequence ATGCGCAAGGCGAAGATCATCTGCACGCTGGGGCCGTCCTCGGACTCCTCCGAGGTCATCGAGGGACTCATCCGTGCCGGCATGAACGTGGCACGGCTCAACTTCTCGCACGGGACGCACGAGCAGCACCGCCGGAGGGTGAACCTCATCCGCCGGGCCTCGCGCAAGCTGGGGGTGCCCGTGGCGATCCTCCAGGACATCCAGGGACCGAAGATCCGCCTGGGCAAGTTCGAGAACGGGTGCCTGGAGGTGAAGACGGGCCAGACGGTGATCGTCACCACGCGCGACGTGCTGGGCCACGGGAACGTCATCCCCACCCCCATCCGCTCCCTGCCCAAGGACGTGGAACCGGACCACCCCATCCTGCTGGATGACGGGCGGGTGCGGCTGAAGGTGAAGAAGGTGCAGGGCAAGGACGTCACCTGCCTGGTGGAGCTGGGAGGCGTGTTGAAGGACCACAAGGGCCTCAACCTGCCGGGAGCGCACGTGTCGGTGCCCACCGTCACGGAGAAGGACGAGGAGGACCTGGCCTTCGGCCAGGAGGTGGGGGTGGACTACGTGGCGCTCTCCTTCGTGCGCACGGCGGAGGACATCCGGAGGGCGCGCCAGCTGGTGTCCAAGCGCGGCACGCCGCTCATCGCGAAGATCGAGAAGCCGCAGGCGGTGTCGAACCTGGAGGCGATCGCGCGCGAGTCGGACGGCATCATGGTCGCGCGAGGAGACCTGGGCGTGGAGATGCCGCTGGAGAAGCTGCCGGCCATCCAGAAGCACATGGTGCGCACGGTGAACAGCATGGGAGGCCTGGTCATCGTCGCCACGGAGATGCTGGAGAGCATGGTGAACAACGCCCGGCCCACGCGCGCCGAGGTGTCGGACGTGGCCAACGCCATCCTGGACGGAGCGGACGCGGTGATGCTCTCGGGGGAGACGGCGGCGGGGAAGTACCCGCTTGAGGCGGTGGCGACGATGGCGCGCATCGTCGAGGAGACGGAGTCGGGGGCGATACGCAGCGAGTTCCGCCCCGCCCCCTTCCCGAACTCGGGAGACGACATCTCCACGGGCGTGGCGGCGGCGGCGGCGGCGGCGGCCGAGCAGATGAACATCGGCACCATCGTGGCGTACACGGAGCGGGGCCTGACGGCGCGGCTCATCTCCGAGTTCCGGCCGAAGGCGCGGATCATCGCGCTGACGCCGAACCCGGACACGGTGAACCGCATGGCGCTGTACTGGGGCGTGAAGCCGCTGCAGGTGGGGCGCTGCCAGTCGACGGACGCGATGCTCCGGCAGGTGCGCCGGCTGTGCAAGGAGGAGGCCCTCTGCCAGCCGGGCACGCCCGTGGTCATCGTCGCCGGCGTGCCGCTCAACGAGCCGGGACGCACCAACATGATGTCCGTGCACCGGATTTGA
- a CDS encoding PD-(D/E)XK nuclease family protein has translation MMKLTPREDYKEIPKYSLTGDLLAFHRCGLQYRLQNRGRLPPSTPVQLWFGGFIHGVMEDAYLSWREPSSDPRYRAFPWDYTLSHALQVTVDRTRLRPQNVIAPTNQFNPEPDQAQARSANLRAHEAINLWGPHLFPLIDRPEIALHGLRDMPETGHPRRADFFEISGIIDVLAATNMRALTDNVLVRRLQEVLPPRDGDFEIIVDYKGTDRPEPSDEMMRVYQWQLETYAWLRSRQEGARPVRAGILLFLTEVHPSREVLARLAERARLGEPVEGATAEDLEALRNHRWDRPVPRLSEQLRMHRSLYVIPLDSARAEMGAGLFDLPVSLIEKAVALEVRGVPLSKAWVDTWRRLPTPDGRPRRAPDLKTCIACDHRTYCPIALETHGASAVGTIPRPFSGP, from the coding sequence ATGATGAAGCTCACGCCCCGCGAGGACTACAAGGAGATCCCCAAGTACAGCCTCACCGGGGATCTGCTCGCGTTCCACCGCTGCGGCCTGCAGTACCGCCTGCAGAACCGGGGGCGCCTGCCGCCCTCCACCCCCGTGCAGCTGTGGTTCGGCGGCTTCATCCACGGCGTCATGGAGGATGCGTACCTGTCCTGGAGAGAGCCCTCGTCGGACCCGCGCTACCGCGCCTTTCCCTGGGACTACACGCTCTCCCACGCGCTGCAGGTGACGGTGGATCGCACCCGGCTGCGGCCCCAGAACGTGATCGCCCCGACCAACCAGTTCAACCCCGAGCCGGACCAGGCCCAGGCCCGAAGCGCCAACCTGCGCGCCCACGAGGCCATCAACCTCTGGGGGCCCCACCTCTTTCCGCTCATCGACCGGCCCGAGATCGCCCTGCACGGCCTGCGGGACATGCCGGAGACGGGACATCCCCGGCGCGCGGACTTCTTCGAGATCAGCGGCATCATCGACGTGCTGGCGGCCACGAACATGCGGGCCCTGACCGACAACGTCCTCGTGCGCAGGCTCCAGGAGGTGCTGCCGCCGCGGGACGGCGATTTCGAGATCATCGTCGACTACAAGGGCACGGACCGCCCGGAGCCCTCCGACGAGATGATGCGCGTCTACCAGTGGCAGCTGGAGACCTATGCGTGGCTGCGCTCGAGACAGGAGGGCGCCCGCCCCGTGCGCGCCGGCATCCTGCTGTTCCTCACCGAGGTCCATCCCTCGCGCGAGGTGCTCGCGCGGCTGGCGGAGCGGGCCCGGCTGGGGGAGCCCGTCGAAGGCGCCACCGCCGAGGATCTCGAGGCACTGCGCAACCACCGCTGGGACCGCCCGGTGCCACGCCTCAGCGAGCAGCTGCGCATGCACCGCTCGCTGTACGTCATCCCACTGGACTCGGCGCGGGCGGAGATGGGGGCGGGACTGTTCGACCTGCCCGTCTCCCTCATCGAGAAGGCGGTGGCCCTGGAGGTGCGGGGAGTACCTCTGTCGAAGGCCTGGGTCGACACCTGGCGGCGGCTTCCCACGCCGGATGGCAGGCCCCGCCGCGCGCCGGACCTGAAGACCTGCATCGCGTGTGACCACCGCACCTACTGCCCCATCGCCCTGGAGACCCATGGGGCGAGCGCGGTCGGGACCATCCCGAGACCGTTCTCGGGACCCTGA
- a CDS encoding UvrD-helicase domain-containing protein, which yields MTSESGPARIPADLFWQMVSGVMGIDPSELRPIVQPGSGTPMQITAGAGTGKTTALTLKCLHAVYVEAVPPETIVATTFTKKAARELQSRILSRGQQLVRALRDHLPENAFERLRLIDLNLVRTGTLDSLVQGVLREYKTPRDPPPIPIEPFVARGLLLKEGLFARGRHNDDPLTDYLRRLRGRRWPVGLGSAEKARLLYELRFFCITSGVDTRRYLEQPDLHPGARVAFEALEDFERAMESLRIADYTRLSSLFLERLEKGALKEFARTLRLILVDEYQDTDHLQERIYFGLAAYARLNGGALVVVGDDDQALYRFRGATVGLFRDFVERFEHHFGQRPQRHPLVVNRRSTPEIIQYCQEFVTNDPGYMEGRTPKPPLVPPPGRLDSGVPVYLLVKDGKTAEPLAREVARVIRSVLSREGWSPTPGAEEVSIDHARGSASDIAIIAASAQERGNDNEPTFIGYLRNELDRLGGPPLFNPRGRDFTDVTGLRVLLGLLLEAFDPSGAHCATERLPRDIRDTFEQWRQDARAFTPSPPAHVRPGLHLHQYIESLRDARSSRAEGPRTLLVSEVIYRLVTWLPFFQDDLEGLAYLEVIQRCLSQGESLGRWGSKIAYDTNGPVTGSVREFLWNFLVPLAAGDLELDEELLETLPPNRLSVLTIHQAKGLEYPMVIVDIGSWIKDGHAHPALRYPDRDPDKPNLLARELGPFARYVDEWRTERDARFDDLVRKYFVAASRARQMLLLVAHRGGIAKGTSNVAAWTRRDEEQSLGPRTSFTVTLQ from the coding sequence ATGACCTCTGAGAGCGGGCCCGCGCGGATCCCAGCCGATCTCTTCTGGCAGATGGTCTCCGGAGTCATGGGGATCGATCCCTCGGAGCTGAGGCCCATCGTCCAGCCCGGCTCCGGCACTCCGATGCAGATCACCGCCGGGGCGGGGACGGGCAAGACGACGGCGCTCACGTTGAAATGCCTCCATGCGGTGTACGTGGAGGCGGTTCCGCCCGAGACCATCGTCGCGACGACCTTCACCAAGAAAGCCGCCAGGGAGCTGCAGTCGCGCATCCTCTCGCGCGGGCAGCAGCTGGTGAGGGCCCTGCGAGATCATCTCCCGGAGAACGCCTTCGAGCGGCTGCGTCTGATCGATCTCAACCTGGTGCGCACGGGGACGCTGGACAGCCTCGTGCAGGGCGTGCTGCGCGAGTACAAGACGCCGAGGGATCCTCCGCCGATCCCCATCGAGCCCTTCGTCGCCCGCGGTCTGTTGCTCAAGGAGGGCCTCTTCGCGCGTGGGCGGCACAACGACGACCCGCTCACCGACTACCTGAGACGGCTGCGCGGGCGGCGCTGGCCCGTGGGACTGGGCTCCGCGGAGAAGGCCCGGCTCCTTTATGAACTGCGCTTCTTCTGCATCACCTCGGGGGTGGACACGCGCAGGTACCTGGAGCAGCCCGACCTGCACCCCGGAGCGAGGGTCGCCTTCGAGGCCCTCGAGGACTTCGAGCGCGCGATGGAGTCCCTGCGCATCGCGGACTACACGCGGCTGTCCTCCCTCTTCCTCGAGCGCCTGGAGAAAGGCGCCCTGAAGGAGTTCGCCAGGACGCTGCGGCTCATCCTGGTGGACGAATACCAGGACACGGATCACCTGCAGGAGCGCATCTACTTCGGGCTCGCCGCGTATGCGCGCCTCAACGGAGGCGCCCTCGTGGTGGTGGGGGATGACGACCAGGCCCTCTACCGCTTCCGGGGCGCGACCGTCGGCCTCTTCCGCGACTTCGTCGAGCGCTTCGAGCACCACTTCGGCCAGAGGCCCCAACGGCACCCGCTCGTAGTGAACCGGCGCAGCACGCCGGAGATCATCCAGTACTGCCAGGAGTTCGTGACCAACGACCCCGGCTACATGGAAGGCCGCACCCCCAAGCCGCCGCTGGTGCCTCCACCGGGCCGGCTCGACAGCGGCGTTCCCGTCTACCTGCTGGTGAAGGACGGGAAGACCGCGGAGCCTCTCGCGCGGGAGGTGGCGCGGGTCATCCGCTCCGTCCTGTCGCGCGAGGGCTGGAGTCCGACTCCCGGAGCGGAGGAGGTCTCCATCGATCACGCGCGCGGCTCGGCCAGCGACATCGCCATCATCGCCGCCAGCGCGCAGGAGCGCGGCAACGACAACGAGCCCACCTTCATCGGGTACCTGCGCAACGAGCTCGATCGGCTGGGAGGTCCTCCCCTCTTCAACCCGCGCGGACGGGACTTCACGGACGTGACCGGGCTGCGCGTGCTCCTGGGATTGCTCCTCGAGGCCTTCGATCCCTCGGGGGCGCACTGCGCGACCGAGCGGCTCCCCCGAGACATCCGCGACACCTTCGAGCAATGGCGCCAGGACGCACGGGCCTTCACGCCCTCACCTCCCGCCCATGTGCGGCCGGGGCTCCACCTGCACCAGTACATCGAGTCGCTGCGGGACGCGCGCTCGTCCCGCGCCGAGGGCCCGAGGACGCTGCTCGTGTCCGAGGTCATCTACCGCCTCGTCACCTGGCTGCCCTTCTTCCAGGATGACCTGGAGGGGCTCGCGTACCTGGAGGTCATCCAGCGCTGCCTGTCGCAGGGCGAGTCGCTGGGCAGATGGGGCTCGAAGATCGCCTATGACACGAACGGGCCCGTCACGGGCAGCGTCCGCGAGTTCCTCTGGAACTTCCTCGTGCCCCTGGCGGCCGGAGACCTCGAGCTGGACGAGGAGCTGCTGGAGACCCTGCCGCCCAACCGGCTCTCGGTGCTGACGATCCACCAGGCCAAGGGATTGGAGTACCCCATGGTCATCGTCGACATCGGCTCGTGGATCAAGGACGGCCATGCCCACCCGGCGCTGCGCTACCCGGACAGGGACCCCGACAAGCCCAACCTGCTCGCGCGGGAGCTCGGGCCCTTCGCGCGGTACGTGGACGAGTGGCGCACCGAGCGCGATGCGCGCTTCGACGACCTGGTGCGCAAGTACTTCGTCGCGGCGAGCCGGGCCAGGCAGATGCTGCTGCTGGTGGCCCATCGGGGAGGGATCGCCAAGGGCACCTCGAACGTCGCGGCCTGGACGCGGCGCGACGAGGAGCAGAGCCTGGGACCCCGCACCTCCTTCACGGTGACGCTGCAATGA
- a CDS encoding bifunctional nuclease family protein yields the protein MKTSIAATFLLGPLSAALLALGGIFLPASGAHSSPKAVAAEDEGVCVPKKGGNPAACKELIELQVRDVIPLVEAQTHAVVLSTSDGEMVLPIFVDESAAVAIAFRLAHLRPPQPLAQDLLGSVVTELGGKVVEVRIDDLRDDIYTGRVFLTQGKRRMALDARPSDSIAMALDGQARIMVTRKVLDEAGITRDEIDSLREGGPGVGGSGDEGDQVVPMPLDPHHGMPPPGLAPKLAPEKTDEISL from the coding sequence GTGAAAACGTCCATCGCCGCCACGTTCCTCCTTGGTCCGTTGTCCGCCGCGCTGCTTGCCCTGGGAGGCATCTTCCTCCCGGCCTCCGGTGCACACTCCTCGCCCAAGGCCGTGGCCGCGGAAGACGAGGGCGTCTGTGTCCCGAAGAAGGGTGGAAACCCCGCCGCCTGCAAGGAGCTGATCGAGCTTCAGGTGCGCGACGTGATTCCCCTCGTCGAGGCGCAGACACATGCCGTGGTGCTCTCCACGTCGGATGGGGAGATGGTGCTCCCCATCTTCGTGGATGAGTCGGCGGCCGTGGCCATCGCCTTCCGGCTCGCGCACCTGCGGCCGCCCCAACCGCTCGCGCAGGATCTGCTGGGCTCGGTGGTGACGGAGCTGGGCGGCAAGGTCGTCGAGGTGCGCATCGACGATCTGCGCGACGACATCTACACGGGCCGCGTCTTCCTCACGCAGGGCAAGCGCAGGATGGCCCTGGACGCGCGGCCCTCGGACTCCATCGCCATGGCGCTGGATGGACAGGCGCGCATCATGGTGACGCGCAAGGTGCTGGACGAGGCTGGCATCACCCGCGACGAGATCGACTCGCTGCGTGAGGGCGGTCCGGGCGTGGGCGGCAGCGGCGATGAGGGCGATCAGGTGGTGCCCATGCCCCTGGATCCGCACCACGGCATGCCGCCTCCGGGTCTCGCGCCGAAGCTGGCGCCCGAGAAGACGGACGAGATCAGCCTGTAA
- a CDS encoding AMP-dependent synthetase/ligase has product MDTPRTLVHALHDHATRRQYRPALWTRRGRTYIPTSWHEYALRVKRFALGLHALGFRGGSTLPILSFNREEWLVADLAAMALGGLPVGVYTTSSAEQVQYIVDHCEAEHLVVENDKHLATALAVRERVPRLRHILVLESHAASLPEGVLRYSDVQALGTGADEAPYWGAVNALQPEGLATLIYTSGTTGNPKAVMLSHRNLVWTAEHLMRATGMREEGEVLLSYLPLAHIAEQMLSLHGPLSLGAEVYFAQSMESVPNDLREARPTLFFGVPRVWEKFKGRIEEVLREQPPARQKVVGWARQVAAERNALALRHERVPLYLEGQYQLARRTVFQSLLGKLGLDRTRFFSTGAAPIGRDVLEFFTSLDIVLREVYGQSEVCGPTTLNTHEATRLGSLGRPLMGIEVRIAGDGEILVRGGGVCMGYFKDPAASAELLHDGWLHSGDVGQLDSEGFLHITGRKKEILVTSGGKKTAPAHIEMLLKAVSPVGHALVVGERRKFLVALLTLEPERARALARQHGWPEDLSVLAEDARLRQHLQAAIEHEVNPRLARFEGIKRFAVLAQDFSIEGGELTPSMKMRRQVIEARYKALIESLYAEAVSPGEVQAG; this is encoded by the coding sequence ATGGACACTCCCAGGACCCTGGTTCATGCGCTGCATGATCACGCCACCCGGAGGCAGTACCGTCCGGCCCTGTGGACACGCAGGGGCCGGACGTACATTCCCACCTCGTGGCACGAGTATGCCCTTCGGGTGAAGCGCTTCGCCCTGGGGTTGCACGCCCTGGGGTTCCGCGGTGGAAGCACGTTGCCCATCCTCTCCTTCAACCGCGAGGAGTGGCTCGTGGCGGACCTGGCCGCCATGGCCCTGGGGGGCCTGCCGGTGGGCGTCTACACCACCAGCAGCGCCGAGCAGGTCCAGTACATCGTCGACCACTGTGAGGCCGAGCACCTCGTGGTGGAGAACGACAAGCACCTGGCCACCGCCCTGGCCGTGCGCGAGCGCGTCCCCCGGCTGCGTCACATCCTCGTCCTGGAGTCCCATGCGGCCTCGCTGCCCGAGGGCGTGCTGCGCTACTCGGACGTGCAGGCGCTCGGCACCGGCGCCGACGAGGCCCCCTACTGGGGGGCCGTCAACGCCCTCCAGCCCGAGGGGCTCGCCACCCTCATCTACACCTCTGGTACCACCGGCAACCCCAAGGCCGTCATGCTCAGCCACCGCAACCTCGTGTGGACGGCCGAGCACCTGATGCGCGCCACCGGCATGCGGGAGGAAGGGGAGGTGCTGCTGTCGTACCTGCCCCTGGCGCACATCGCCGAGCAGATGCTCAGCCTCCACGGGCCGCTGTCCCTGGGCGCCGAGGTGTACTTCGCCCAGTCCATGGAGTCCGTGCCGAACGACCTGCGCGAGGCCCGGCCCACGCTCTTCTTCGGCGTGCCGCGCGTCTGGGAGAAGTTCAAGGGCCGCATCGAGGAGGTCCTCCGCGAGCAGCCCCCCGCCCGCCAGAAGGTGGTGGGGTGGGCCCGCCAGGTGGCCGCCGAGCGCAACGCCCTCGCCCTGCGTCACGAGCGCGTCCCCCTGTACCTGGAGGGCCAGTACCAGCTCGCCCGGCGCACCGTCTTCCAGTCCCTCCTGGGGAAGCTCGGGTTGGATCGCACCCGCTTCTTCTCCACCGGCGCCGCCCCCATCGGCCGTGACGTGCTCGAGTTCTTCACCTCGCTCGACATCGTCCTGCGCGAGGTCTACGGCCAGTCCGAGGTCTGTGGCCCCACCACCCTCAACACCCACGAGGCCACCCGCCTGGGCTCGCTCGGCCGGCCCCTGATGGGCATCGAGGTCCGCATCGCCGGGGACGGGGAGATCCTCGTGCGCGGCGGCGGCGTCTGCATGGGCTACTTCAAGGACCCCGCCGCCTCCGCCGAGCTCCTTCATGACGGCTGGTTGCACTCGGGCGACGTGGGCCAGCTCGACTCCGAGGGGTTCCTCCACATCACCGGCCGCAAGAAGGAGATCCTCGTCACCTCCGGCGGCAAGAAGACCGCTCCCGCTCACATCGAGATGCTGCTCAAGGCCGTGTCTCCCGTGGGCCACGCGCTCGTCGTCGGCGAGCGCCGCAAGTTCCTCGTGGCTCTGCTCACCCTGGAGCCCGAACGCGCCCGGGCGCTCGCCCGACAGCACGGGTGGCCCGAGGACCTCTCTGTCCTCGCCGAGGATGCGCGCTTGCGCCAGCACCTCCAGGCGGCCATCGAGCACGAGGTGAACCCGCGCCTCGCCCGCTTCGAGGGCATCAAGCGCTTCGCCGTGCTCGCCCAGGACTTCTCCATCGAGGGCGGTGAGCTCACCCCCAGCATGAAGATGCGCCGCCAGGTCATCGAGGCCCGGTACAAGGCCCTCATTGAATCCCTGTACGCCGAGGCGGTGTCCCCGGGCGAGGTCCAGGCGGGGTAG